A portion of the Halobacillus ihumii genome contains these proteins:
- a CDS encoding MerR family transcriptional regulator, which yields MKITEAAKTLHTTPRTIRFYEEQGLVKPRKGENDYRYYEETDLWKLQTILALREVGMSTGQIKEALEGEVNREAYLNLQRSALYEEWLQIKDMITTIDEMLSKQKETTLTTDDVFTLAHQLKVTKQMLKNWKDQWNFDEQAKEYDQSIKTTGYRFNVHEHYQEALTKVSELIEAAPEEWGVDIGTGTGNLAARFLENGANMIGVDQSEEMLKVCSQKHPKMDLRHGHFLSLPVMDHQVNFVVSSYALHHIPDQEKELALAEMDRVLAENGRIAIADLMFENKKEKDRTLALYEQEGNQEAVEAIQDEFYADRSILIDWFEKQGYAVETLQLNAILHVLYAEKRNI from the coding sequence TTGAAAATTACTGAAGCGGCCAAAACACTACATACTACACCACGAACCATTCGATTTTACGAAGAACAAGGATTAGTGAAGCCGCGAAAAGGTGAAAACGATTATCGGTATTATGAGGAAACAGATTTATGGAAACTGCAAACGATTTTGGCATTACGAGAAGTAGGGATGTCTACCGGTCAAATTAAAGAAGCGTTGGAGGGCGAGGTTAATCGTGAAGCCTACTTAAACCTGCAACGCTCGGCTTTGTATGAGGAATGGCTGCAAATCAAGGATATGATTACAACTATTGATGAAATGCTGTCTAAACAAAAGGAAACGACACTTACGACTGACGATGTCTTTACGTTGGCGCATCAGCTTAAAGTGACGAAACAAATGCTAAAAAACTGGAAGGATCAATGGAACTTTGATGAGCAGGCAAAAGAGTACGACCAAAGTATCAAAACGACTGGCTATCGTTTCAATGTCCACGAGCATTACCAGGAGGCCCTAACGAAGGTGAGTGAATTAATCGAGGCTGCTCCCGAAGAATGGGGAGTAGATATTGGTACGGGAACAGGTAATTTAGCCGCTAGATTCTTAGAAAATGGAGCAAATATGATTGGGGTGGATCAGTCTGAGGAAATGTTAAAAGTCTGTTCACAAAAGCATCCTAAGATGGATTTGCGTCACGGCCATTTTCTGTCATTGCCAGTCATGGATCATCAAGTTAATTTTGTGGTTTCCAGTTATGCCTTACACCATATTCCTGATCAGGAAAAGGAATTGGCGCTGGCCGAAATGGATCGTGTATTAGCGGAGAATGGCCGCATTGCCATTGCTGACTTGATGTTTGAAAATAAGAAAGAGAAGGATCGGACGCTGGCCTTGTATGAGCAGGAAGGGAATCAAGAAGCAGTTGAGGCGATTCAAGATGAATTTTATGCGGATCGTTCCATACTTATTGATTGGTTTGAGAAACAAGGATATGCTGTTGAAACCTTGCAATTAAATGCTATTTTGCATGTTTTGTATGCGGAAAAAAGAAACATATAA
- a CDS encoding LTA synthase family protein: MFNQQQELLKKGWFFFTVAAVLLWAKTYFALHIAFTLDIENAIQQFIIIITPFSSILFFLGLSLFFKPKRRNKAFMTIYFLMSLALYANVVYYRFFNDYITLPVLMQYKNFGDLGGSTKALIHPMDLLYWIDIVILITWLVAKKVRPAMEFRRKTIAMIFAASLGFAVVNLGLAELERPQLLVRTFDRAKLVKLLGIYNYHIYDTVMTAKTSSHRVMADSNELSEVLNYVNSQQGKMGAKGKYFGKAEGKNVVLISLESTQNFVIDRKLNGQEITPFLNDLKEDSFYFSNFYHNTGQGKTSDSEFIIDNSMYGLDRGAVFTTNANNEYNATPEILKNEGYTPVSFHGNHASFWNRDVMYQSLGYDHYFSKKEYNVTEENSVNYGLKDIPFFEQSMPMLKGLEEPYYAKFITMTNHYPYILDNENMKMIDPANTGDGSVDRYFQTVRYMDESIKKFFQMMKEQGEYKDTIFVLYGDHYGISENHNRAMSEILGKEIRPFEHIQLQKVPLIIHVPGMEGKEMDTVGGQIDVKPTILNLLGVEQKNDVQFGTDLLNKNRKSETILRDGSVVTDKYVYAAQQNVCYEKETGEEIASKTCAPLKEKAETELGYSDKVVYGDLLRFKDSEKEESKKNKDNEDASY, from the coding sequence ATGTTTAATCAACAACAAGAACTATTAAAAAAGGGTTGGTTTTTCTTTACAGTAGCTGCAGTTTTATTATGGGCAAAAACTTATTTCGCCCTTCATATAGCATTTACACTAGATATTGAGAATGCAATTCAACAATTTATTATAATCATTACGCCGTTCAGCTCTATCCTATTTTTCTTAGGGCTATCGCTCTTTTTCAAACCGAAGCGTCGAAATAAAGCGTTCATGACGATTTATTTCTTAATGTCCCTGGCTCTTTATGCAAACGTAGTGTATTACAGGTTCTTTAATGACTACATTACACTTCCTGTTCTTATGCAATATAAGAACTTCGGTGACTTGGGTGGAAGTACCAAGGCGTTGATTCATCCAATGGACTTGCTTTATTGGATTGATATTGTCATTTTAATTACATGGTTGGTCGCTAAGAAGGTTCGTCCAGCTATGGAATTCCGTAGAAAAACAATAGCCATGATTTTTGCTGCATCTCTAGGATTTGCCGTTGTAAACCTAGGTTTAGCTGAATTGGAACGACCACAATTGCTTGTAAGAACGTTCGACCGTGCAAAACTTGTTAAATTGCTAGGAATCTATAATTATCATATCTATGATACGGTCATGACTGCAAAAACGTCCTCCCACCGTGTCATGGCAGACAGTAATGAACTGTCTGAAGTCTTAAACTACGTGAACTCACAGCAAGGAAAAATGGGTGCCAAAGGGAAGTACTTTGGAAAAGCGGAAGGAAAAAATGTTGTGCTTATTTCCCTTGAATCTACCCAGAATTTTGTCATCGATCGTAAATTAAATGGACAAGAAATCACACCATTTTTAAATGACTTGAAAGAGGATAGCTTTTACTTTAGTAATTTCTATCATAATACAGGCCAAGGAAAAACATCCGACTCAGAGTTTATTATTGATAACTCCATGTACGGACTAGATCGAGGAGCCGTATTTACGACGAACGCAAATAACGAGTATAATGCGACTCCTGAGATTTTGAAAAATGAAGGGTACACACCTGTAAGCTTTCACGGTAACCATGCAAGTTTCTGGAACCGTGATGTGATGTATCAAAGCCTTGGATATGACCATTACTTCTCTAAAAAAGAGTATAATGTGACCGAAGAGAACTCCGTAAACTATGGTTTGAAGGATATTCCTTTCTTCGAACAATCCATGCCGATGCTGAAAGGGTTAGAAGAGCCCTATTACGCGAAGTTCATCACGATGACGAACCATTACCCATATATATTGGACAATGAAAATATGAAAATGATTGACCCTGCCAATACAGGTGATGGGTCTGTCGATCGCTATTTCCAGACCGTACGCTATATGGATGAATCGATTAAGAAATTCTTCCAGATGATGAAGGAACAAGGCGAATATAAAGATACCATTTTTGTCCTTTACGGAGATCACTATGGGATTTCTGAAAACCATAACCGTGCCATGAGCGAGATTCTTGGAAAAGAAATCCGTCCATTCGAACACATTCAATTACAGAAAGTGCCTTTGATCATTCATGTTCCAGGAATGGAAGGAAAAGAGATGGATACTGTTGGCGGACAGATAGATGTGAAGCCGACTATCTTAAATCTTCTAGGTGTTGAACAGAAAAATGATGTCCAGTTCGGTACAGATCTGTTAAATAAAAACCGTAAGAGTGAAACAATCCTTCGTGACGGAAGTGTTGTAACGGACAAGTATGTATATGCTGCACAACAAAACGTCTGTTACGAAAAAGAAACGGGAGAAGAAATCGCTTCTAAGACTTGTGCACCGTTAAAAGAAAAAGCCGAAACAGAACTTGGCTATTCTGACAAAGTTGTTTATGGTGACTTGTTGAGGTTCAAGGATAGTGAAAAAGAGGAAAGTAAGAAAAATAAAGATAATGAGGATGCGTCTTATTAA
- a CDS encoding DUF2254 domain-containing protein — MKERNKLQSIIKKYQNMSKREKWHQVYSNLWVTPIIYAGIALLLFVLTVWADLKMDLGEMMPSVFSAGFQLTSTILSTLTAGLLSLTSFTFYGVLTALTTFSSQFSPRILKNFMMTRGTQRTIGIFIGSFLYVLYCLLFLNGETTSQYCLIPLTATLLTTLSLGAFTFFINHIVTWLQVSNMTGDMKRESIDIIENSLLSELEPYRVKDNNSIIGQIPKNQGHNIGIDNSGYLQTIDFVPLISEACKDDLIIHLEYKVGNFVFAATPILTYWKKNEATTIDEYKYRDMFHIGKNQTEIQDIEFSINKFVEIAIRALGNDDPKTASGTIYEIGDLLINISQKAKFTPYLTDENCNLRLILQNLDFEDYLYISFASIRHYARNNVVITVELLRVLDAIAQAVSQRDHQHVWEFAVYTASGFEYEYMHHLDQKKFYDGLFNIAETTGNEENYKKLTEQISKQSKRSYERIDSEQFHRYKQ, encoded by the coding sequence ATGAAGGAGAGGAATAAACTTCAATCCATAATAAAAAAATACCAAAATATGTCCAAAAGAGAAAAATGGCATCAAGTCTATTCTAATCTGTGGGTAACACCAATCATCTATGCAGGTATCGCCCTGCTGCTTTTTGTCCTAACGGTGTGGGCCGACCTGAAAATGGACCTTGGAGAAATGATGCCCTCTGTGTTTAGTGCAGGTTTTCAATTAACAAGTACTATTCTAAGCACCTTAACAGCGGGGCTATTATCACTAACCTCCTTCACTTTTTACGGTGTATTAACAGCTCTTACTACTTTTTCCAGTCAATTCTCACCAAGAATACTCAAAAATTTCATGATGACGAGAGGAACCCAGCGAACGATTGGAATCTTTATAGGCAGCTTCCTATACGTATTGTATTGTTTACTATTTTTAAACGGAGAAACTACATCACAATATTGCTTAATCCCGCTTACTGCCACACTGCTGACAACCCTATCACTAGGAGCGTTTACCTTTTTTATTAACCATATTGTCACATGGCTTCAAGTTTCCAATATGACCGGTGATATGAAACGAGAATCGATTGATATTATTGAGAATTCTTTACTCAGTGAGCTGGAGCCTTACAGAGTAAAAGATAATAATTCAATTATCGGACAAATCCCAAAAAATCAAGGTCATAATATCGGAATTGACAATTCGGGGTATTTGCAAACGATTGATTTCGTTCCATTGATTAGTGAAGCGTGTAAGGACGATCTCATTATCCACTTGGAATATAAAGTTGGAAATTTCGTCTTTGCTGCTACCCCAATCTTAACCTATTGGAAGAAAAATGAAGCTACTACGATCGATGAGTATAAATATAGAGATATGTTCCATATCGGAAAGAACCAAACAGAAATCCAGGATATTGAATTCAGTATTAATAAATTTGTAGAAATTGCCATCCGTGCCCTCGGGAATGATGATCCGAAAACAGCGTCAGGAACTATCTATGAAATTGGCGATTTACTGATCAACATTTCACAAAAGGCCAAGTTTACCCCCTATTTAACTGATGAAAACTGTAATCTGCGGCTAATTTTGCAAAATCTCGATTTTGAAGACTACCTCTATATTAGTTTCGCTTCTATACGTCATTATGCACGAAACAACGTAGTCATCACAGTGGAGCTTTTGAGGGTATTGGATGCGATTGCCCAGGCAGTCAGCCAACGAGACCACCAGCATGTATGGGAATTTGCCGTCTACACGGCTAGTGGGTTCGAATATGAATATATGCACCATCTGGATCAAAAGAAGTTTTATGACGGATTATTTAATATCGCGGAAACCACGGGAAATGAGGAGAACTATAAGAAATTGACTGAACAAATTTCTAAGCAATCCAAAAGGTCTTACGAAAGAATCGATAGCGAACAATTCCATCGCTATAAGCAGTAA
- a CDS encoding antibiotic biosynthesis monooxygenase family protein, with translation MFVVDSMVTVPDHKADDLIAIYQNRSRLVDQAEGFRSFQLLQNERKPGEITVHMEWEDKQSYLNWARSEEFKKIHELEKKYPDEELQGIVPKVSKYKVVAT, from the coding sequence GTGTTTGTAGTAGACTCAATGGTTACGGTTCCCGATCATAAAGCTGATGATTTAATTGCTATCTACCAGAATCGTTCCCGGTTGGTGGATCAGGCCGAGGGTTTCCGTTCTTTTCAACTTTTACAAAATGAGCGAAAACCTGGGGAAATCACTGTTCATATGGAATGGGAAGATAAGCAATCCTATTTAAATTGGGCACGCAGTGAAGAATTTAAGAAAATTCATGAACTTGAGAAGAAATACCCTGACGAGGAACTGCAAGGAATTGTTCCGAAAGTCTCGAAATATAAGGTTGTGGCGACATGA
- a CDS encoding cobalamin B12-binding domain-containing protein, which produces MEHYQQLAHFFLDGDEERALQYIDQVIEAHPKLYLFEDLLTPAMYYIGKLWEQNKITVADEHLATAICDFVLTKLGSSLASKDLGGMKDKVLLFGVEEEQHYLGLKMVADTFKEKGWQVRYLGPNLPAAHAMKHITRYKPQVIGISAALSYRLPSLKKQLQDYLALDWKPTILIGGRMTRKLGLEEFLSEQVIVIKDLSQLNHWLSEGREGIFNESS; this is translated from the coding sequence ATGGAACACTACCAACAACTGGCACACTTTTTCCTCGATGGGGATGAAGAGAGGGCCCTCCAGTATATTGATCAAGTAATTGAAGCTCATCCTAAGCTTTATTTATTTGAAGATTTGCTAACACCGGCCATGTACTATATCGGTAAACTTTGGGAACAAAATAAAATAACTGTCGCCGATGAACACTTGGCTACAGCCATTTGTGATTTTGTGCTGACAAAACTTGGGAGTTCCTTGGCATCTAAAGACCTTGGTGGAATGAAGGATAAAGTCTTGTTGTTTGGTGTTGAAGAGGAACAACACTATTTAGGGTTAAAAATGGTTGCAGATACATTCAAAGAGAAGGGGTGGCAAGTCCGTTATTTAGGTCCCAATCTGCCCGCAGCCCATGCGATGAAACACATAACCCGATACAAGCCACAAGTGATCGGAATTTCAGCAGCTCTGAGTTATCGACTGCCATCGTTGAAAAAACAATTACAAGATTATCTCGCGTTGGATTGGAAACCTACCATTTTGATTGGGGGAAGAATGACACGAAAACTCGGACTTGAGGAGTTTTTGTCAGAACAAGTTATCGTGATTAAAGATTTAAGTCAGTTGAATCATTGGCTTAGTGAAGGAAGGGAAGGCATATTTAATGAATCAAGTTGA
- a CDS encoding STAS domain-containing protein, producing the protein MNQVDPAFPLPQLIINKNYKIKSFTEEAKEIFGQPSDLLELVDEDSILKVKQWVTPEHAKASLEVLVRPPSYSSTPLTVDMHVVWEGELYAHVLIILKDEKLTKITNTLSQLRTRLNDTNLELLEEKEKLEEAMHQNNRLSAPFIKLTEESGLVPLFGDLNNDKIRAIEDSLLYTVRTKDVDRVLIDFTAVGDMQQEGIAGLKQIMTSLFYMGTELIIIGIQPRQAMLLHRMDAPLQVIYMNSLEQALDKYDI; encoded by the coding sequence ATGAATCAAGTTGATCCAGCTTTTCCTTTGCCTCAACTCATAATCAATAAGAATTATAAGATTAAATCTTTTACAGAAGAAGCGAAAGAAATATTCGGACAACCATCTGATTTACTAGAGTTAGTAGATGAGGACAGTATCCTAAAGGTAAAGCAATGGGTGACTCCGGAACACGCAAAGGCTTCCTTAGAGGTGCTTGTACGCCCTCCGAGCTATTCCTCCACTCCTCTTACAGTTGACATGCATGTAGTATGGGAAGGAGAACTGTATGCTCATGTTCTCATTATTCTCAAAGACGAAAAACTGACGAAGATTACAAACACCTTAAGTCAGCTGCGTACGAGGTTGAATGATACCAATCTTGAACTATTGGAAGAGAAAGAAAAGCTTGAAGAAGCTATGCATCAGAATAATCGCTTATCTGCTCCTTTTATAAAATTAACAGAGGAGTCAGGGTTGGTCCCGTTATTTGGAGACCTCAACAACGATAAAATACGAGCTATTGAAGATAGTCTCCTATATACCGTTCGAACGAAAGATGTCGACCGTGTGCTTATTGACTTCACAGCTGTAGGCGATATGCAGCAAGAAGGAATTGCAGGGTTAAAACAGATTATGACATCGCTTTTCTACATGGGGACTGAATTAATTATTATTGGGATTCAACCACGTCAAGCGATGCTTCTTCATAGGATGGATGCTCCTCTTCAGGTTATTTACATGAATAGCCTGGAACAAGCTTTAGACAAATACGATATTTAA
- a CDS encoding RNA-guided endonuclease TnpB family protein yields MATKTILVKLKHVTKKKHKQFMEEQAAYASCVNHCVERLLNGEKLSSKDVSFPLKSAIKNEGIRRAKKAVSDFKKGLAKTIPVFRNSLNIKINNQNWNTVEKNGRWYIAFTSNQGKKALPVVETKDVQSYFPFLTTKTREFRGTIELFRKGRRWYVAIPIQVSSDLDLGNNDQSKKPLTDYTSIGVDLGLRHLVVLSEPSSGKRQFFSGKEVGYKRRHFRSLRRSLGKKKAQRAMERVGQKESRWMKDYNRKLAKDIVTFAQQFEQPMIKLEQLDHIRKTCRSMKRADRTIHSWAFYQLKQCIKERAATFNIPVVDIDPHKTSQTCFACKHAERSNRKRDLFTCKKCGHKAHADLNASRNIATSTNLAAS; encoded by the coding sequence ATGGCTACGAAAACGATTCTCGTAAAGCTAAAGCATGTAACGAAGAAAAAACATAAACAGTTCATGGAAGAACAGGCTGCCTATGCCTCATGCGTGAATCATTGTGTGGAACGCCTCCTAAACGGTGAAAAGCTTTCGTCTAAAGATGTATCTTTCCCTTTAAAATCAGCCATTAAGAACGAAGGCATCCGCCGAGCGAAGAAAGCTGTTTCCGATTTTAAAAAAGGCTTAGCGAAAACGATCCCTGTATTCCGAAATTCCCTTAATATCAAGATTAATAACCAAAATTGGAACACTGTCGAAAAAAACGGAAGGTGGTATATCGCCTTCACAAGCAACCAAGGTAAAAAGGCTCTTCCTGTGGTTGAAACAAAAGATGTCCAAAGCTATTTTCCGTTTTTAACAACCAAAACCCGAGAGTTCCGAGGAACCATAGAATTATTTCGTAAAGGAAGACGATGGTATGTAGCCATTCCCATCCAAGTAAGTTCTGACTTGGATTTAGGAAACAACGATCAATCCAAGAAACCATTAACGGATTACACATCTATTGGTGTTGATCTAGGGTTGAGACACCTTGTAGTTCTGTCTGAACCGTCAAGTGGCAAACGGCAATTCTTTTCAGGCAAAGAAGTCGGCTATAAACGACGTCACTTTCGTTCCCTTCGTCGTTCGTTAGGAAAGAAAAAGGCACAGCGTGCTATGGAACGCGTAGGTCAAAAAGAAAGCCGTTGGATGAAAGACTATAACCGAAAACTAGCCAAGGATATTGTGACGTTTGCGCAGCAATTCGAACAACCCATGATTAAACTGGAACAACTGGATCATATCCGAAAGACTTGTCGCAGCATGAAACGAGCAGATAGAACGATTCATTCATGGGCGTTTTATCAGTTGAAGCAATGTATCAAAGAACGAGCAGCTACATTCAACATTCCTGTGGTGGATATCGACCCGCATAAAACAAGCCAAACCTGTTTCGCATGTAAGCATGCGGAGCGATCCAATCGAAAGCGTGATTTATTCACATGTAAGAAATGCGGTCATAAAGCTCATGCCGATCTCAATGCCAGTCGAAACATCGCAACAAGCACGAACTTGGCGGCGTCCTAA
- a CDS encoding YaiI/YqxD family protein has protein sequence MKIYVDADACPVKDIIISEGKNGDIPVILVTSFSHYSNAQEQSGVETIYVDSGPEAADYRIMKLAEMGDIIVTQDYGLASLALAKGCTVLHHKGFIYTNENMDQLLQTRYLSAMARKSGKRTKGPKPFSSEDKEKFREVFKTVLTK, from the coding sequence ATGAAAATTTATGTTGATGCAGATGCTTGTCCGGTAAAAGATATTATTATCTCTGAAGGTAAAAATGGGGATATTCCTGTCATCCTTGTTACTAGTTTTTCTCATTATTCCAATGCGCAAGAACAATCAGGAGTGGAAACCATTTATGTTGATTCTGGGCCAGAAGCCGCAGATTATCGAATTATGAAGTTAGCAGAAATGGGTGACATCATTGTTACTCAAGATTATGGCCTTGCTTCCCTAGCCTTAGCAAAAGGTTGTACGGTCCTTCACCATAAAGGATTTATCTATACCAACGAGAACATGGACCAGTTATTACAAACACGTTATTTGAGTGCGATGGCTCGAAAAAGCGGAAAGCGTACAAAGGGGCCAAAGCCATTTTCCTCGGAGGATAAGGAGAAGTTTAGAGAAGTTTTTAAAACCGTCCTTACAAAGTGA
- a CDS encoding ATP-binding protein, with product MLKSLKLSLQTKILVLVLSLAFLIIILLTASFTYLEAKEIEKQKAQLALKISKTISFMPEVSSAIQTDDPAEIVQPIAERIRKEIGAEFIVVGSKEGIRYSHPIPERIGEKMVGKDNYRALVEGKYYTSRAVGSLGPSLRGKSPIFNNNGQIIGIVSVGFLIKDIKEQIFQNVLRVSFKSLIVLLIAAGGSVLLAKNIRKDTMGLEPYQIATLYTEKDAILQSIREGLLSYDETGRVMMMNQTARKLLNIKGGFRHLNIENLMPDSHPYQIFETGEAQMDQELLLEDKTIIVNRAPIFHQNQVKGVVASFRDKTEIEDMLNTISEVQRYSEDLRAQTHEFTNKLYVLSSLLQLGEYDEAFEMIQDETTNVEVKNRILFNQIEDSRIQAILLGKIGKASEKKITFEVDANSSLQKLPSHINLTHLIVMIGNLVDNAFEAVADRDKNPTVTFFATDIGHDIIFEIQDNGNGIPIEDHAFLFHRGFTNKSSHEPRGYGLANVKETVNQLGGMVEFHSEPGRGTVFTVYLPKEHS from the coding sequence ATGTTGAAATCTTTGAAACTATCGCTGCAAACTAAAATACTGGTTCTAGTTTTATCACTCGCTTTTTTGATTATCATTCTGTTGACCGCATCCTTTACTTATTTGGAAGCGAAAGAGATTGAAAAGCAAAAAGCCCAGTTGGCCTTAAAAATCTCTAAGACTATTTCGTTTATGCCTGAAGTGAGCAGCGCCATTCAAACAGATGACCCTGCTGAAATTGTTCAGCCTATAGCTGAAAGGATCAGAAAGGAAATCGGAGCAGAATTTATTGTGGTTGGCAGTAAAGAAGGCATTCGCTATTCCCACCCTATACCTGAGCGAATCGGGGAAAAAATGGTTGGTAAAGATAATTATCGGGCTCTTGTTGAGGGGAAGTACTACACTTCACGAGCTGTAGGTTCATTGGGGCCTTCACTGAGAGGCAAGTCGCCGATTTTTAATAACAATGGTCAAATTATTGGGATTGTGTCTGTTGGTTTTCTAATAAAGGATATCAAAGAGCAGATTTTTCAAAATGTACTTAGGGTTTCATTTAAATCACTAATCGTGCTCCTAATAGCTGCTGGCGGAAGTGTCTTGCTGGCCAAGAATATTCGTAAGGACACGATGGGATTAGAACCTTACCAGATCGCTACTTTGTACACGGAAAAAGATGCTATTTTACAATCAATTAGAGAAGGTTTGTTGTCATATGACGAAACGGGAAGAGTCATGATGATGAATCAGACCGCGCGAAAACTATTGAATATTAAGGGAGGTTTTCGTCACTTAAACATTGAAAACCTTATGCCTGACTCTCATCCTTATCAGATTTTCGAAACAGGGGAAGCTCAAATGGACCAAGAGCTGCTGCTGGAGGATAAGACAATCATTGTAAATCGGGCGCCAATTTTTCACCAGAATCAGGTGAAAGGGGTGGTCGCTTCGTTTCGTGATAAAACGGAAATCGAAGACATGCTCAATACCATTTCTGAAGTTCAACGTTATTCGGAAGATTTACGGGCTCAAACCCACGAATTTACGAATAAATTGTACGTGTTGTCAAGTTTGCTGCAGCTCGGTGAGTATGATGAAGCGTTTGAAATGATTCAGGATGAAACGACAAATGTTGAGGTGAAAAACCGTATTCTTTTTAACCAAATAGAAGATAGCAGGATACAGGCTATTTTACTTGGGAAAATTGGGAAGGCTTCGGAAAAGAAAATTACATTTGAAGTGGATGCAAATAGTTCCCTGCAGAAACTCCCTAGTCATATTAACTTGACACACCTCATTGTGATGATTGGCAATTTGGTAGACAATGCGTTTGAGGCTGTTGCGGATCGTGATAAAAACCCGACGGTAACATTCTTTGCAACGGACATAGGCCATGATATTATCTTTGAAATCCAAGATAATGGAAATGGTATTCCTATCGAAGACCATGCCTTTCTCTTTCATAGAGGATTCACAAATAAAAGCTCTCATGAGCCGAGAGGATATGGGCTGGCTAATGTGAAGGAAACCGTCAATCAACTCGGGGGGATGGTTGAATTTCATAGTGAACCAGGAAGAGGTACAGTGTTTACAGTATACCTTCCCAAAGAACATTCATAG
- a CDS encoding CitMHS family transporter: MKALRIGVETMLALLGFLMIAVFMYLIMTKRLSALIALMVIPVIFTLIGGFGGEIGKMMLDGVKSVAPTGIMIMFAILFFGVMIDAGLFDPVVEKIVRIVKGDPLKVAMGTACLILFVSLDGDGTTAYMITVSAMLPLYKRVGMNPLILAGIAVLGSGVMNLLPWGGPTARAMSALGVGVSELYVPVIPAQIGGILVVLFVAFHYGRKERKRLGVIHISQEAIDEVAAGEMAAASATVEQDESIKRPKLIWVNFALTIALLVSLVVGVLPTPVLFMVAFAVAIMINYPHMDQQKERISTYAGNVLSVVSLIFAAGIFTGILTGTEMVDAMANSLIAVIPEELGPYFAVITAIASAPFTFFMSNDAFYFGVLPVLAETAATYGLDPVEIGRASLLGLPVHLLSPLVPSTYLLVGMAGVEFGDLQKMMLKWASLATIVMTVVAVLTGVISIG; encoded by the coding sequence ATGAAAGCGCTTAGAATAGGAGTGGAAACGATGCTAGCTTTACTTGGATTTTTAATGATTGCTGTGTTCATGTATTTAATCATGACGAAGCGGCTCTCTGCACTTATTGCCTTGATGGTTATACCAGTCATTTTCACATTAATTGGCGGTTTTGGAGGAGAAATTGGCAAAATGATGCTGGACGGTGTGAAGAGTGTGGCACCAACAGGCATTATGATCATGTTTGCGATTTTGTTTTTTGGGGTCATGATTGATGCTGGATTATTCGATCCAGTAGTTGAAAAAATTGTTAGAATTGTAAAAGGTGACCCGTTGAAAGTAGCAATGGGAACCGCTTGTCTCATTCTTTTCGTATCCCTGGACGGTGATGGAACAACAGCTTATATGATTACGGTTTCGGCTATGCTGCCATTATATAAACGAGTTGGCATGAATCCGCTTATCCTGGCCGGTATCGCTGTACTAGGATCTGGAGTTATGAATTTACTTCCATGGGGAGGACCAACTGCCAGAGCTATGAGTGCTTTAGGTGTTGGTGTGTCAGAATTGTATGTTCCTGTGATTCCAGCCCAGATCGGCGGTATCCTGGTTGTCTTATTTGTTGCCTTTCACTATGGACGGAAAGAGAGAAAAAGATTAGGTGTCATTCACATTAGTCAAGAGGCTATTGATGAGGTAGCAGCCGGTGAAATGGCAGCGGCCTCTGCAACGGTCGAACAAGATGAAAGTATAAAACGTCCGAAGTTAATATGGGTGAACTTTGCTTTGACGATTGCTCTTCTGGTCTCGTTAGTTGTCGGAGTACTGCCTACGCCCGTCTTATTTATGGTAGCCTTTGCGGTTGCTATTATGATCAACTATCCACACATGGATCAGCAGAAAGAAAGAATTTCAACATACGCAGGCAATGTGCTGTCAGTTGTGTCATTAATATTTGCCGCAGGTATTTTTACGGGGATCCTTACAGGGACGGAGATGGTCGATGCCATGGCCAATTCGTTAATTGCAGTCATTCCTGAAGAGTTAGGGCCATATTTTGCCGTAATTACAGCGATTGCAAGTGCACCGTTTACCTTCTTCATGTCAAATGATGCCTTTTATTTCGGAGTACTCCCTGTACTTGCAGAAACCGCTGCAACTTATGGGCTGGATCCAGTAGAAATCGGACGAGCCTCTCTGCTCGGTCTGCCGGTTCACTTACTAAGTCCGCTCGTACCTTCGACTTATCTGTTAGTCGGAATGGCCGGTGTGGAATTCGGTGATCTCCAGAAAATGATGTTAAAGTGGGCGAGTCTTGCCACTATCGTTATGACGGTTGTTGCCGTGCTGACAGGAGTTATTTCCATTGGATAA